Proteins encoded within one genomic window of Psilocybe cubensis strain MGC-MH-2018 chromosome 2, whole genome shotgun sequence:
- a CDS encoding Chitinase A1, whose product MSNITPVKKTFLAAPYFAVVGASKDTTKYGTRILKWYQARTFNVTPVHPKEKELEGLSTIPTIGELPSPKETSISIITPPKVTLSILQQAKDLEVPALWLQPGAEDDAVIDYVKANGLEDKVIYGGPCLLVEGDDIARSFNSTISAAWYTGWHATDFPLSNVSWSKYTHLTYAFAITTPDVNILSLDSSDVKLLPQFVSLAKQHGVKASISIGGWTGSRYFSSNVRTATNRTAFVKTVTSLAEKYNLDGVDFDWEFPGIQGIGCNLVDPNDTNNFLAFLHELRNTPTGKNLILSAATFDTPWVDSTGLPSMNISEFSQVLDYIAIMNYDVKSNASVGAGPSSPLDDSCAPVGARFGSAVSAVKDWTSAGMPAHQIVLGVPAYGHSFVAAIPYLGGSNTTLQNPQFLYYPPYAVNASRRGDRWDGDGGLDVCGVLEGPGGIYTYWGLMEEGFLNQDGSVKDGILSRFDNCSQTPSLYNKTSGIYVSYDNAQSFAIKGGFIQAAGLKGFAIWEAGGDFNDTLLDSILNATQNGGPNLVSSWNTTQGGNNLPHSSGFSERLEGAQAVWHALLFLVVIALYAS is encoded by the exons ATGTCCAACATCACCCCCGTCAAAAAGACCTTCTTAGCCGCGCCTTATTTTGCTGTTGTCGGCGCGTCGAAGGATACCACCAAGTATGGAACAAGA ATTCTCAAATGGTACCAGGCTCGTACATTTAATGTCACGCCAGTTCACCCC aaagaaaaagaattgGAAGGACTGTCTACCATCCCCACTATCGGTGAATTGCCTTCACCAAAGGAGACCAGTATTTCTATTATAACCCCTCCAAAG GTTACCCTCTCAATTTTGCAGCAGGCTAAAGACCTTGAAGTTCCTGCACTTTGGCTCCAACCTGGAGCGGAAGATGATGCCGTTATTGACTATGTCAAGGCGAATGGTCTAGAGGACAAAGTAATCTATGGAGGACCTTGTCTTCTTGTTGAGGGAGATGACATTGCTCGCAGTTT CAACTCTACTATTTCTGCGGCATGGTACACAGGCTGGCATGCGACAGATTTTCCACTATCCAATGTTAGCTGGTCGAAATACACTCACTTAACTTATGCATTTGC TATCACAACCCCAGACGTCAACATCCTCTCTTTGGATTCCTCGGACGTCAAGCTGCTCCCGCAATTTGTTTCCTTGGCTAAACAACAT GGTGTGAAAGCCAGCATTTCTATAGGTGGCTGGACCGGTTCCCGCTATTTTTCTTCGAACGTGAGGACAGCCACTAATCGGACAGCGTTCGTAAAAACTGTCACTTCCCTGGCCGAAAAATACAACCTTGATGGTGTGGATTTCGA CTGGGAGTTTCCAGGTATACAGGGTATTGGATGTAACCTTGTTGATCCCAACGACACCAATAACTTCCTTGCTTTCCTCCATGAACTTCGCAACACACCAACGGGGAAGAATCTTATTCTTTCTGCCGCGACTTTCGATACTCCATGGGTGGATTCCACGGGCTTGCCATCGATGAACATCTCTGAATTCAGTCAAGTGTTGGATTATATCGCCATCATGAATTATGATGTTAAGTCCAACGCCTCCGTAGGAGCTGGTCCAAGTTCACCTTTGGACGATTCATGTGCACCTGTTGGGGCGCGCTTTGGCTCTGCTGTCTCAGCGGTCAAAGACTGGACATCTGCAGGGATGCCCGCGCACCAAATTGTCCTCGGTGTACCTGCTTATGGCCATTCGTTTGTTGCTGCCATTCCTTATCTTGGAGGTTCCAATACGACGCTCCAGAACCCACAATTTCTGTATTATCCCCCCTATGCTGTCAATGCGTCACGCCGTGGTGATAGGTGGGACGGTGATGGCGGATTAGACGTCTGCGGTGTTTTGGAAGGCCCTGGTGGCATCTATACTTACTGGGGTTTGATGGAGGAGGGCTTCTTGAACCAAGATGGCTCAGTGAAAGATGGTATTCTATCCCGTTTCGATAATTGCAGTCAAACA CCTTCCCTGTATAACAAGACAAGTGGTATTTACGTCTCGTATGATAATGCGCAGTCGTTCGCCATCAAAGGCGGTTTCATCCAAGCGGCCGGTTTAAAGGGGTTTGCGATTTGGGAAGCGGGTGGGGACTTCAATGACACTTTACTGGATTCTATTC TGAATGCGACCCAGAATGGCGGGCCAAACTTGGTCTCGTCGTGGAACACGACTCAAGGAGGCAATAATCTGCCTCATTCCTCTGGCTTCTCAGAGCGCCTCGAGGGCGCACAAGCGGTGTGGCATGCCCTGTTGTTCTTGGTGGTCATCGCGCTTTACGCCTCGTAA
- a CDS encoding Transcriptional regulator CRZ1, protein MDTGEQPEEEWDDDEDYDDDDDADIDAEAQEIARRLGEQLWADITKVTAENAASAETVPIPIEGRNIPTASGGSHAAAAQVISHLPRKEEAIVATMKAILTLVENDPLAKSTLVSTTIPNGPNVHDILLQCSTLGTISSGIAGPLSQVIVTLARSTSLFGNLKQSNASAIQLDKGKRKREFDDGNYQPTYAFKRPYMPDFDLQNQVVEAVRIISQALGTSPSQALDPALVSSIRLQLHQVFLFAVTSAAVAGPTMHALQEIGGLIQVIGVLSGIQIGHSPDNIPHPHGQSFGANASYPWSQNQHSATTDIGTAVYPCLVVGCHKVFSRLYTLRAHQRSHASHRPYRCSVCPASFARNHDLKRHLKLHDKKAWKCEGCHKIFSRRDAIKRHKTGTKNRGPKSEICLMADIIEVQLDGEEGEDTLREERRAKIWNGIVVNEASGVSTSNIQNHFRDIKTIDEGEINPAVIAHIQSSVLGLHGLLQVLVGNALGNPVGHPSTVPMDPSAGQATLASVIARAQSQSIPASTFVTSPLSGNGTFGEASDNSVGTNAPTSDENLVLPQTAGENPEIPQPPHTSLSMYGLSDEQAQLLEIAIASAASAAQAQAEAEAALEEEEEDYDQDDNDYDDSEMEQDKEPVPE, encoded by the coding sequence ATGGACACGGGTGAGCAGCCTGAGGAAGAAtgggatgacgatgaggactatgacgatgacgatgatgccGACATCGATGCTGAAGCTCAAGAGATAGCCAGAAGACTAGGAGAGCAACTTTGGGCAGATATTACCAAGGTCACCGCAGAGAATGCTGCTTCGGCTGAAACTGTGCCCATCCCTATTGAAGGGCGAAATATTCCTACAGCCAGTGGGGGTTCGCATGCGGCTGCTGCACAGGTTATTTCTCATCTACCGCGTAAAGAGGAGGCTATCGTCGCCACTATGAAAGCTATTCTCACTCTTGTAGAGAATGACCCACTTGCCAAAAGCACCCTTGTATCCACCACCATACCTAATGGGCCAAATGTTCATGATATCCTGTTGCAATGTAGTACCCTTGGGACCATCTCTAGCGGCATTGCAGGACCGTTGAGTCAAGTTATTGTCACTTTGGCACGGTCCACAAGCCTATTCGGGAATTTGAAGCAATCTAATGCGTCTGCCATCCAACTAGACAAAGGAAAACGTAAACGGGAGTTCGATGACGGAAATTATCAACCTACCTACGCCTTCAAACGTCCGTACATGCCAGATTTTGACCTTCAGAATCAGGTTGTGGAAGCCGTGCGTATCATCTCACAAGCGCTCGGGACTTCACCTTCACAGGCCCTCGACCCTGCTTTAGTGTCTTCTATTCGCCTTCAATTGCACCAGGTCTTCCTGTTTGCTGTGACGTCTGCAGCTGTTGCTGGCCCTACTATGCATGCACTACAAGAAATTGGCGGGTTAATTCAGGTCATTGGTGTGCTCAGTGGAATCCAAATTGGGCACTCACCGGACAATATCCCTCACCCACATGGGCAATCGTTTGGCGCAAATGCTTCTTATCCATGGAGTCAAAATCAGCACTCCGCGACTACAGACATTGGTACAGCTGTTTACCCGTGCCTCGTTGTTGGTTGCCACAAAGTCTTTTCCCGATTATACACTCTACGTGCACATCAACGAAGCCATGCTTCACATCGACCATACCGTTGCAGTGTCTGTCCCGCCTCTTTTGCTCGAAACCATGACCTGAAACGGCATCTGAAACTTCACGACAAAAAGGCATGGAAGTGCGAGGGCTGCCATAAAATTTTTTCTAGAAGAGATGCTATCAAACGCCATAAAACAGGGACAAAAAATCGGGGGCCCAAGAGCGAAATCTGCTTAATGGCAGACATTATCGAGGTCCAGTTGGacggcgaagagggcgagGACACTTTGAGGGAGGAAAGAAGGGCCAAAATATGGAATGGGATCGTTGTTAACGAGGCGTCGGGTGTGTCGACTTCCAATATTCAGAACCATTTCCGAGATATCAAGACCATCGACGAAGGGGAGATTAACCCAGCCGTCATAGCACATATCCAAAGCTCCGTGCTTGGTCTGCACGGTCTCCTCCAGGTTCTGGTCGGGAATGCTCTGGGAAACCCTGTTGGGCATCCGTCGACAGTACCCATGGACCCATCAGCAGGTCAAGCAACTTTGGCGAGTGTTATCGCCCGTGCTCAATCACAGAGTATACCTGCCTCCACGTTTGTAACTTCTCCTCTTTCAGGAAATGGCACTTTCGGAGAGGCGTCTGATAATTCTGTGGGAACCAATGCGCCCACTTCAGATGAAAACTTGGTCCTGCCTCAAACGGCGGGAGAGAATCCGGAGATCCCTCAACCACCACACACTTCCCTATCTATGTACGGTCTTTCTGACGAACAGGCCCAGCTTCTGGAAATTGCGATTGCCAGTGCTGCATCTGCCGCGCAAGCCCAGGCTGAAGCTGAGGCAGCTctcgaggaagaggaagaggattaCGATCAGGATGACAATGACTACGATGACAGCGAGATGGAACAAGATAAAGAACCCGTTCCGGAGTGA
- a CDS encoding putative mitochondrial carrier C4G9.20c, translating to MSKTVKDLTAGTAGGIAQVLVGQPFDIVKVRMQTAPKGTYNGMVHCAGGILKNEGPLAFYKGTLTPLLGIGVCVSIQFGALEYAKRIFASQNVALGRGGEGGKVLTGQQLFAAGVFAGLSNGVVSGPVEHIRIRLQTQSNTNPLYNGPWDAIKKIYGQSGIAGIYKGQAVTLLREASGYGVYFLTYEKLVQREMAKKNIRRDEIPLINAVGYGAAAGYALWAIIYPIDMIKSRMQTDGFSPATGQKYKSTLDCVRTVWRTEGPGAFIRGIVPTLIRSPFANGATFVGFEMAMRVLDKL from the exons ATGTCGAAGACCGTAAAGGATTTGACCGCTGGGACCGCTGGTGGAATTGCCCAG GTGCTCGTGGGCCAGCCATTTGACATTGTCAAAGTG CGTATGCAAACTGCGCCCAAAGGGACATACAATGGAATGGTGCACTGTGCCGGCGGAATATTGAAAAACGAAGGTCCCTTGGCATTCTACAAG GGCACCTTGACACCGCTTCTGGGCATTGGTGTTTGCGTGTCCATCCAATTTGGCGCTCTAGAATACGCCAAAAGAATATTTGCTTCCCAGAATGTCGCCcttgggagaggaggagaaggaggaaaggTACTGACTGGACAACAATTATTTGCAGCTGGTGTTTTTGCTGGTCTCTCAAATGGTGTCGTTTCAGGGCCCGTAGAACACATCCGTATTC GATTACAGACTCAGTCAAATACCAACCCTCTGTATAATGGTCCTTGGGATGCTATCAAGAAAATTTACGGGCAAAGTGGTATTGCTGGCATTTACAAGGGACAAGCTGTTACCCTGTTGCGTGAAGCTTCCGGTTATGGTGTCTATTTCTTGACATACGAGAAGCTAGTCCAACGAGAGATGGCCAAGAAGAACATCAGACGAGATGAAATTCCCCTCATCAATGCAGTTGGAtatggtgctgctgctggatacgct CTATGGGCCATCATTTACCCCATCGATATGATCAAGTCTCGAATGCAAACGGATGGATTCTCGCCAGCCACTGGCCAGAAATATAAATCTACACTGGATTGTGTGCGCACTGTCTGGCGAACTGAAGGGCCTGGTGCTTTCATTCGAGGAATAGTCCCGACACTGATCCG TTCGCCTTTCGCAAATGGTGCCACCTTCGTAGGGTTCGAAATGGCCATGCGTGTACTGGATAAACTATGA